The sequence AAGGTTTTCACCTAATTTCCACCTCAAACGCTCCTACCCCACTGTTTATGGACATTGTAAAATATTGTATCGGGAAATAAGTATTTTCAGAGAGCACTTATAGCGTATCTTTGCAATCCAAATTTTATGCATGTTCAGTTTTTTTCATAAGAAAATCTTTTTGGTGGACTATCTCCATGGACTTGTGGATATGCATAATCACATACTTCCAGGAATTGATGATGGAGCAAAAACAGTTGATGATTCCATTGATTTAATAAAGGGGTTTTCAGAGATAGGAGTAACAAATTTTGTTTGCACTCCTCATATTATGAACAATTATTACCCCAATACTCCTGAGACCATTAACAACTCCTTTGAAATATTAAAAAAAGAACTTGCAAATTTAGGGTTGAATACCATCAAAATAGATAGTGCCGCAGAGCATATGATAGATGACAATTTTGAAACCATTCTAGAGAATGATGAGGTAATGCAGCTTAAAAAAGATTACCTTCTTATTGAAATGTCCTACCTACAACCATCTTTTAATTTTGATATTGCAATTGGTAAAATTGCAAAACATAGTTATTTTCCAATTCTAGCACACCCTGAAAGATATGTATACTTTCATCGTAAATACAACACATATTCAAAGTTAAAAAAACAGGGGATTCTTTTTCAGATGAATTTATCATCTCTAAATTCGGAATCTTACGGAAATGAAGTTCAAAAGATTGGTCA is a genomic window of Flagellimonas sp. CMM7 containing:
- a CDS encoding tyrosine-protein phosphatase, encoding MFSFFHKKIFLVDYLHGLVDMHNHILPGIDDGAKTVDDSIDLIKGFSEIGVTNFVCTPHIMNNYYPNTPETINNSFEILKKELANLGLNTIKIDSAAEHMIDDNFETILENDEVMQLKKDYLLIEMSYLQPSFNFDIAIGKIAKHSYFPILAHPERYVYFHRKYNTYSKLKKQGILFQMNLSSLNSESYGNEVQKIGQKLLEDKSVDFMASDVHNLRQLTLIKETKISRKTLNLILPVIDQTIKTFY